The DNA region CAGCGATctcacaaaagaaaatactaTTGGTAAGAATGAGGCCAACAAAACCCTGCCTAAAGTTTCTGTTAGATCTCAAAGTAATGTATGATTGAATAAGCTCCACATTAGATatgtattaatttatatatataacattaaGTGAAATAAACATTGGATCAAGGCTCATTTATAACCTTTTTTAAGccctttttttaaatttttataagagtGAAACTTCTCTAATCTCTATTGTTGGCTCAAGAAGTTTGTTAATTGATTAATGTGAGAAAACCTagaattatttaatattattttaattttatttaataattttaaataggaAAATTATCAATTGTACCTCTAAGTTATGGAACTTTATCAACGGTACCCctaagtatttttttattaatggttCCCTGATATTAATGAGCGTCatacaaccgtaaccttttttaacatttttgttcaaaatcatccaaaaccgttaactttttttttactttattttttcaaaattgaaaataaaaataaaagaaaaagttaaCGATTTTGCATTGAacgagttaaaaaaaattacggtTGAAAGATGCTTAATAATATGAGGGTactattgataataaaaaaaacttagggaTACCACTGATAAAGTGTCATATtgataattttccttttaaatattaattgaccatgaataatccaaactttaAGGGTAATCCTACGTAACCAAATGACTAAAAATAGTAAGTTTTAAcgaattaaaagaataataaatcttattaagtttttaatctcttaaaattcaaaaagatttgaaaaaaGAAGTCACAACTTCATTCCTATTAAAAGGTAGGTATTaaaggtagggagaatataaggagaaacGTAGTATAAGAGATAAACTTATATCGATTTATCTTCTATTTCATTATCATATTACAAGAACTtgctcatatatatagtgcaagCTATTAAGAGAAAACAAATATGTTACTATTACAAAAGATAGAAAACTCACAATTCAATACATTCAATGAGTTGTTACATCAATCACAACAAttccttttattttcattccctttccttcaAAGTTCTATAAAAACAAACAATTCTTTTTTTATCTCTCTTCCCTTTGTTTCATCCTTTCtttccttatttttttcactCCAAAATTATTAATCAAACAAATGATAATCACTTTTTGCAAAATGGTAACACATGGCCACTAATACTATTACAAGTAGTCTACTGTGTAGTGTGTACCCCATAATCCATTTAGTAATGTAAGCACTTAGCAGTTAGCACATGAAAATTACTGATAAACCGGCCACAGACTTCCCATTCCTAAATTTCCATTCCATTCCCACTTTTTGACGCATCACATCACACATGGGCATGGCCTGTTTATACTCAGATTTGGCTTGCCTTCTACACTTATCCTTTTCTTCCATTGTTTTACTTCCCGTTATTCCTCTACAACCCACAGCAACCGAACAATTTCCCATTTTTGGTCTGCTGTTTGTACATAAACTTTACTGGGTAAGATTTCTTTTCACCTCCTCTCTGAAAatctgaatttttatttttaacttatgcttgattttatttatgtttttcacTTCAGTTTTGCTGAATAATATATGGTTCTGAGTAACTGTTTTGTATGATGTAAATGTATTTTGTTAATTCTGTTGATTGTGCTCTGGATATTATCCGTTAGTGATTTGAGACTTAAACTTGCTGATCCAATTGAGGGATTTTTACCATGATTGTTTTGTACCTTTATTAGCTAGATCATGATTTGAATCTATTAGAGCTCAAAGGTGGTTGTGTTAATGTGATACTAtgtagaaagagaaagtagggGAGGTTTGTTGGTTGTAATGACAATTCACTGTGTTTGGATAAAAGTAAATAGATGGAAAGAAAGCGGAGGGATTTAAAGGGGAGAAACATTCTTTGTTTGGATACAAAAAAGTGAGTGGAgggatttggaaggaaaacaTGGATAAGTTTATTAACGTTGAAGCCCCAGGTTCCCATGATTGAAGTTTTTTGAGCTAGAAGTCGGAAGTGTGAATGCTGTATAAACACTCCTCGTATTTGACGCTAGATATTCCACTAGGAATAAGGAATGAGAGTGAATAAGAATTGAACCCGTGACCTTTCTTCACATTAGCTTCTGATATGATATATATTAGAAGACCAACTCAATCCACACTGGTAGCTGAAAGAGGAGATCTAGTGTGAGGGATGTAATAAAGTAAATAACACGTCTTGCAACcacaacttaagcttttggtttatTTGGTTGGACACGTCtagggtgttcaatgggccggatAAGGGTTGGGCTGGGCTTAAGTAAAAATGGGTCGGATTGGATAAGGAccctttaaatttaatatgggCTTTGAATGAGCCGGGGTTTGAATGCTCAGCCCAGTCCGGCCCACTTTTGttacttaaaattattttaatcctcatttatcaatttataacaattaaattatcatttataataattaaattgaaaaaatattaataatctccATTGACgttttcatttataatatttaaattatccaCTAATTATACTATTTACAAAGGCCCGTTTTCAACCCTTATTGAGCACTTTAAAGCTTGCTTCAGTTTAAAACCCTTCTAAAAATGGGCcggataagggctcaaaatgggggccccgcccattgaacacccctagacACGTCACACGTGCCTAGTGCCACCTTTGAACACAATGACAAATAGCAGAACTATAAATACTTGGTTGATTGATCGGTGTGATTAATAAAATCTGATATTCTGGTTAAAGCTAAAATTTCTAGTCATACCGGAAAGGCAACTACTTTTAGTAGGCAAAATAACCTTTGTATGAATCCTACCTATTGCAGCAATTGAGAGGGTTTTTAGATCAAGCTATGAATAGCCTCTCAAAGAACTGAATCTTCATACCTGATGGGTACAAATAATTGAGTAATAAAGCAATATCTAGAATGGCTATTGTGATGGTTTCTTAGGATATGATATTTCTGTTTTATGTTTATGGGGGTTGATTTGCCTATGTGGAGGTTGTCGTTTATCGGTAGAGGctctatataatatacatttCAGTGGTTGGTCTGGTGAGAAGTGACATTATGTTTAGTTGTTTACGATGGTATGTTTTATGTGTGCTCGTGTATTGGACTGTTACTCGTACATGTGGATGTTCATGGAGCAAATTGTTAGTGTGTAGAAAAGAAATTAAACGCTAATGTGgcgtgaaaattttaaaaaaagttttgctAAGTTGTATAAATGTGCTCAATTTGTGTGTAGATGCTTGAGAGTTTAGATATTATGTGTTCATTTTCTAATGCTGTTGCTTCCATTGGAATGGAGATGGCTTATGTATGAAGTTGTAGAGCATGCTCATTCCTTGTTAATGATTTCTTGTTATCGACAAAACCTTAGATGTGATAAATTAGGGCTGAGGCGATGCCCATACTGAAAGTTTCTATATTAACATTACAAAAAGATTCTTAGATGAGGGGGTTGAATATCACCAAGAGTATAGGGTATTTGAGCAGTTTCGTTATATTTACAATGAGACCAGGTGACTGAAATGAAaggttaaattaaaaaattataggcCGAATACTCCATATCTACCACATTTTTACTGATTTTGGAGGGTGGATCATGGCTGGTCGGCGCCCACTAAAAGCTAAGTCTCTGAATATGATAGTGTATGTTTTTGTTCAAATCCTATTCAAAGATGTCTGTGAAGGCAGTTAGCAACTCTCAAAATCTGTAAGAATTAAAGTTTTTTGATACAAATAATGGTGAAAATGGCATCAATGCTCCAAGTCTTCCAAGCTTCAAAGTTGATATGAGCTTTAAACGAGTTTTCAAATGAAAATTCTTCACCAATATAATTGGTATTTGGCAATTATGATAAGGATGCTAATTATTTTCTATATGGGTTATATGATCCGTAATTATGATAAGAGTGCTAGTTTTTAGAACGGATTTCCATCATGAGACAACTCTATGTGAATTACGAGTTAAATTCATTAGCTTCTAATGCTTGTAGGTGATAAATAATTGTCATAGTTTGGTGTGCTCGAATGGAAGATGACAATAACGTAAAGGAGCTCCTAATACCAGAACACTGCTTTCAAAAAGACAACATCAAGAGGAGAAGATTTCGCCGAGTTAGAAGTGCACCTCTTATTGAGCACACACCCGGAGAAGTAAACGGCAGTGATGCTGTTTCTAGCAGATCTGAATCTCTGTTTCGCAATCTCAATCTGCATCCTAGTTTTATACAAATAGCTTCTTATTTGTGTATTTACCTGAGTGTGGGCGTTCTTGGGTTTTACTTAGTCAGAAATCACATATATGGTCAAAAGACAAATGTTATCGTCGATGCTCTTTATCTCTGTATTGTCACCATGACAACAGTGGGATATGGGGATCTGGTTCCATTGAATGTCGCCGGAAAGATCCTTGCGTGTGCACTTGTCTTCTTAGGCATGGCTTTGGTTGGGTTAGTTCTTAGTAAAGGAGCAGATTACCTTGTTGAAAAGCAGGAAGGTTTGCTTGTCAGAGCTTTGCATATGAGACAAAAACTTGGTCCTAGCGACATCATGAAGGAAATAGAAACAAATAAAGCTACATACAAGTTTGTATTGGCCTCAGTAATTCTCTTAGTACTCTTCATAACTGGAATAATTTTCTTGAGATTTGTTGAGAAGTTGGATATAGTGGATGCATTTTACTGTGTATGCTGCACCATTACTACCCTGGGTTATGGAGATCGCAGTTTCTCAACAGAAGGAGGACGTATATTTGCAATCGTGTGGATTTTGACAAGCACAATATGCTTAGCTCAGTTTTTTCTATATCTAACCGAGATGCATGCCGATAAGAGACAGAAGCACCTGGTTCAGTCTGTCCTTAGTCGACATATGACGAATCTCGATCTTGAGGCAGCTGATCTTGATGATGATGGAAATGTCGAGTAAGTAAAATGAATATACTTTTAGTCTTCATCTATCTAGCTGATAATTTCTTGCAGGAAATCGTTCGCCTTTCTCAGGACTTATAGGCCCTTGAACTCATCCAAACTTTATATTTGGCCCTTATTTAAACTTGATGTAGCTGTAGATCTGACTTACTCTAAACTATACATGCATCTATATCTTTGGTTGTGCATATACCGGTTTAACGTAATTCGccaattatttctattttttgaattcgtgattcgctcaaaatggccTTAGAATAGCCCAAAATTGACCATAACAGTGTAACATTATTCGCtagctaattcgctttttgaattcacgATTCGCTCAATTTTCCCTAGAATAGGCCAAAACTGATCATAATTCGCCTTTTCaattcgcgattcgcaaggagattagccaatcatgtgacactggacCATAATTTGCTTATTTTGATTCGCACTTcacaaggagattagtgaaaCATGTGACAGTGGTATACATATGTGATATTATTGATATTGAGAATGATGGTATTATCACGAGAAATGAAAATTACACTTCTCAGAGTGTCTTTCGCTCTTTTGTCACTCTCATTCTTTTCCTGTAAAAAATCCCATACATTTTTCTGATTGCGAAATAATtctgctaattttttttttttttttctgaattcttGATTCAACACAGTGCTGCTGAATTTGTTGTATATAAGCTCAAAGAAATGGGGAAAATAACCCAGGAAGATATAAACCTTGTTATGGAAGAATTTGAAGAACTTGATGTTGATCAGTCAGGGACTATCTCCGCATGTGATTTAGCATTAGCTCAAACGTCTCAATAAGAAAGAGAACCATGATCTGGTTGTTGGAGACCGTCTTGTGCAGTTTTGGaaagattcaagaatttgatgtatatattttcGGTAAATAGCTTGATTATACTGTAAGTAGCTTGATTACAAATTTAATTTCCTCTATTTCTTAAGGGATGGGTTATATGGTTTCACTGATTCCTTGTCGTTGCTCTTTGTTCATGGTTCTGCATTTCCGATCCACATTCATGAGATTTCATTTCCTACATAATtgaaataatacaattttaGCTGCAATTTACCTAAAATTTCACAAGTATTTTTTCAGGATCATATGATACTCCTTGATTATATGATGAACTTACAAAGTTGAATGTTCAATGTGAGCATTTGTGTGCTGGTGTGTAACTTAGTCATATAATGACATTGGGATAATAGAATGTTGTTGTTGCTTGATTCTGTTAAATTAGACcgaacttattgtgaatgccaacaTAATTACCGGGGAAGCACGAAGTGCACGCTATCCATAAGCCAATGAGataccatcccaaaatcatatagCAATGGGAGGAAGGGCTCCAAGGACTTGTAAAATGTGCGCACCATCTATAATccatcgatgtgggataaaccatccaACAGATTCTTGGGTGGTTTGAAACTTCATCCTTCTAAGCTACAACACCACAGCCTTCCATGTTTCTGAGAAGGGTTTAGTTGCATTTGTCTCTTAGCCTGATCAACCAACCCGGCATTTCTGTACAGCATGTTTTGCGGTGTTGAGCAAAATTGCTCTGTACATTCATTCTGTAATATCTAGTTGACTTCAGGCGagaaaaattaaggaaaaaccTTGTGAATCTAGTGACTTCCCTCTACTCCCTTGGCTAATCCGATACCCAATGAGGGACACTGGTCATTTTAGGCAATGTTTTAAGGGTGTTCAGGTGATACCTTGCAAACTTCACACATTTTTGGGATATTGGAGTGAAATCTAattcaagaataataatatctGATGCACTTTTATAGTTCTTGCAACCGTTGTTTTTGTACTAGCTTTTGATTATCCCTTCCTTGCATCCTGAAATCTGCCTGCAGAACAGTTAATAATCCCCACAGAATTGTATTTCAATATCATCAGCAACTTAATCAAACTCATGCAGCCAACGGCCGCCATACCAATGTTGTCCTGGTGTCCcctcatttgatttttaacttGCTACCTCGGCATTTAGTGTTTTGTTAGAAACATGGTTTACTACTGCTGGAGTTGTGTGTCTTGGCTCTTGTCGGGTTTTTCTTTCCGTCTACTGATTGATTTCACGATAGCAG from Amaranthus tricolor cultivar Red isolate AtriRed21 chromosome 3, ASM2621246v1, whole genome shotgun sequence includes:
- the LOC130807980 gene encoding two-pore potassium channel 1-like; protein product: MEDDNNVKELLIPEHCFQKDNIKRRRFRRVRSAPLIEHTPGEVNGSDAVSSRSESLFRNLNLHPSFIQIASYLCIYLSVGVLGFYLVRNHIYGQKTNVIVDALYLCIVTMTTVGYGDLVPLNVAGKILACALVFLGMALVGLVLSKGADYLVEKQEGLLVRALHMRQKLGPSDIMKEIETNKATYKFVLASVILLVLFITGIIFLRFVEKLDIVDAFYCVCCTITTLGYGDRSFSTEGGRIFAIVWILTSTICLAQFFLYLTEMHADKRQKHLVQSVLSRHMTNLDLEAADLDDDGNVDAAEFVVYKLKEMGKITQEDINLVMEEFEELDVDQSGTISACDLALAQTSQ